The Euphorbia lathyris chromosome 8, ddEupLath1.1, whole genome shotgun sequence genome has a window encoding:
- the LOC136202447 gene encoding auxin response factor 19: MKVPPNGFMANPAEGERKCINSELWHACAGPLVSLPPVGSLVVYFPQGHSEQVASSMQKEADFIPNYPNLPSKLICILHNVTLHADSETDEVYAQMTLQPVNKYDKEALLASDMGLKQNRQPTEFFCKTLTASDTSTHGGFSVPRRAAEKIFPPLDYSMQPPAQELVARDLHDNAWTFRHIYRGQPKRHLLTTGWSVFVSTKRLFAGDSVLFIRDEKSQLLLGIRRANRQQPALSSSVISSDSMHIGILAAAAHAAANNSPFIVFFNPRASPAEFVIPFSKYNKAMYTQVSLGMRFRMMFETEESGVRRYMGTITGISDMDSARWKNSQWRNLQVGWDESTAGDRPSRVSIWEIEPVVTPFYICPPPFFRPKFPKQPGMPDDESEVENAFRRAMPWLGDEFGMKDSPSSIFPGLSLVQWMSMQQNNQHPAAQAGFFPPMLASNAMHNNLGTDDPSKLLNFQTPGLSVPSLQFNKGSSQNQVSQLSQPSMAWTQQQQLQQLLQTNMNQQQQPHAQQQQQQPHSQLQQQQQQQQQRPQPQPPQQQQQQLSQQQQPQPQPQPQQIRQQTPQLQLQQQQQQQQQQQIFQSPPINNGMVSPNQIQNPSLQQTSMYSQLQQQQLLASNTQSQTIPTASKSSYQLTSLPQDTQFQQQMEQQSSLLQRQQQQTQLQQSPLQLLQQNLSHRTQPQAQQLAQPSLSEQQLHLQLLQKLQQQQQQQQQQQQQLLSPTSSSLQPQLLQQQQQQQQGHQQNKHFQQSSLSLTQQPLSSNSFSTPVLMQSHSFPVNQSHGLQKSPTAVRGHSTLTDGDAPSCSTSPSTNNCQVSSSNFLSRNPQPPALLMGDSAVEPANNLLQELNSKSDIRIKHEFPGARGVDQLKYKGTVTDQLEASSSGTSYCLEASNIQQNFALPTFALDGDVQSNPRSSLPFATNIDSLAPDTLLSRGYDSQKDLQNLLANYGGTPRDIETELSTAAISSQSFGVPNMPFKPGCSNDVAINDSGVLNGGLWANQAQRMRTYTKVQKRGSVGRSIDVTRYKGYDELRHDLARMFGIEGQLEDPQSSDWKLVYVDHENDILLVGDDPWEEFVSCVQSIKILSSAEVQQMSLDGDLGAVPTSNQACSGTDSGNAWRGQYDDNSAASFNR; the protein is encoded by the exons ATGAAGGTTCCTCCAAATGGGTTTATGGCAAATCCTGCAGAAG GTGAAAGGAAGTGTATTAATTCAGAACTATGGCATGCTTGTGCTGGGCCGTTGGTCTCTCTGCCTCCCGTTGGCAGTCTTGTGGTTTACTTTCCTCAAGGCCACAGTGAGCAG GTTGCCTCGTCAATGCAGAAGGAGGCTGATTTCATACCGAACTACCCTAACCTTCCTTCCAAGTTGATTTGCATTCTTCATAATGTCACGCTACAC GCTGACTCAGAAACTGATGAGGTCTACGCTCAGATGACCCTTCAACCAGTGAACAAA TATGACAAGGAAGCATTGCTGGCATCTGATATGGGCCTCAAGCAAAACAGGCAGCCTACCGAATTCTTCTGCAAAACTCTTACAGCTAGTGATACAAGCACACATGGCGGATTTTCGGTACCCCGAAGAGCAGCGGAGAAGATTTTTCCACCACTA GACTATTCAATGCAACCGCCTGCTCAAGAGCTGGTAGCTAGAGATTTACATGACAATGCATGGACATTCAGACATATTTATCGCG GCCAACCCAAAAGACATCTGCTCACTACGGGATGGAGTGTCTTTGTAAGCACGAAACGACTTTTTGCTGGTGATTCTGTTCTATTTATAAG AGATGAAAAATCACAGCTGCTTTTGGGCATAAGGCGTGCTAATAGACAACAGCCAGCTCTCTCCTCATCAGTCATATCCAGTGACAGCATGCATATTGGCATTCTCGCTGCTGCTGCTCATGCTGCCGCAAATAACAGCCCATTCATTGTATTTTTCAATCCAAG GGCAAGTCCCGCTGAATTTGTGATTCCTTTCTCCAAGTATAACAAAGCAATGTATACACAAGTTTCACTTGGCATGAGATTTCGTATGATGTTTGAGACCGAGGAATCAGGAGTTCGTAGATACATGGGCACAATTACTGGCATCAGTGATATGGATTCTGCGCGATGGAAGAATTCACAGTGGCGCAACCTTCAG GTTGGATGGGATGAATCCACTGCTGGCGATAGACCAAGCCGAGTTTCTATTTGGGAGATTGAGCCTGTTGTTACTCCTTTCTACATTTGTCCACCTCCATTTTTCAGACCAAAGTTCCCTAAACAACCAGGAATGCCAG ATGATGAGTCTGAAGTTGAGAATGCTTTCAGACGAGCAATGCCATGGCTTGGAGATGAATTTGGCATGAAAGATTCTCCAAGCTCAATCTTCCCTGGTTTGAGTTTGGTTCAGTGGATGAGCATGCAACAGAATAACCAACATCCAGCTGCCCAAGCAGGATTTTTCCCTCCCATGCTTGCTTCTAATGCAATGCATAATAACCTCGGCACTGATGATCCCTCAAAGTTATTGAATTTTCAGACCCCAGGACTGTCTGTACCAAGCCTCCAGTTCAACAAAGGCAGTTCCCAAAACCAAGTGAGCCAGTTGTCACAGCCATCTATGGCATGGACGCAACAGCAACAGCTCCAGCAATTGTTACAGACGAATATGAACCAGCAGCAGCAGCCTCATGCGCAACAGCAGCAACAGCAGCCTCATTCTCAACTGCAACAGCAACagcaacagcaacagcaaagACCACAGCCACAACCACCACAGCAACAGCAACAGCAACTCAGCCAACAACAGCAGCCACAGCCACAACCTCAACCTCAACAAATCCGGCAACAAACTCCACAATTGCAACTACAGCAGCAGCAAcaacagcagcagcagcaacagATATTTCAATCACCGCCTATAAATAATGGTATGGTTTCCCCTAACCAAATTCAAAATCCGAGTTTGCAGCAAACAAGTATGTACTCGCAGCTTCAGCAGCAACAGCTTCTGGCAAGCAATACTCAGTCCCAAACTATCCCCACTGCTTCTAAGAGTTCATATCAGCTGACCTCTCTGCCACAAGACACACAGTTTCAGCAACAAATGGAGCAGCAATCTAGTCTCTTGCAGAGGCAGCAGCAGCAGACACAATTGCAACAGTCACCACTGCAGTTGTTGCAACAGAACTTGTCACACAGAACACAGCCACAAGCACAACAACTTGCACAGCCTAGCCTCTCTGAACAACAGCTTCACTTACAGTTGCTGCAGAAATtgcagcaacaacaacaacagcaacagcagcagcagcagcagttgCTTTCTCCTACTAGTTCGTCTTTACAGCCTCAGTTGCTACAGCAACAGCAACAGCAACAGCAAGGCCACCAACAAAACAAGCATTTCCAGCAGTCATCTCTTTCACTGACTCAGCAACCGCTGAGCAGCAACAGTTTCTCAACACCAGTTCTCATGCAATCACATTCTTTTCCTGTAAACCAGTCTCATGGCCTTCAGAAGTCACCTACAGCAGTTAGAGGCCATTCCACACTTACAGACGGAGATGCTCCATCTTGTTCAACCTCACCCTCCACTAACAACTGCCAGGTGTCTTCATCAAACTTTCTGAGCAGAAATCCCCAACCACCAGCTCTGTTGATGGGGGACTCGGCAGTTGAACCTGCAAATAATCTACTTCAAGAGCTCAACAGCAAGTCTGATATTCGGATAAAACACGAATTTCCTGGTGCAAGAGGAGTAGACCAGCTAAAATACAAAGGCACGGTGACTGATCAATTGGAAGCCTCCTCTTCTGGAACGTCATATTGTCTAGAGGCTAGCAACATCCAGCAAAACTTTGCACTCCCCACCTTTGCTTTAGATGGGGATGTCCAATCAAATCCCCGGAGTAGTCTGCCCTTTGCAACTAATATTGATAGCTTGGCACCTGACACTTTGCTGTCTAGGGGATATGATTCTCAGAAAGACCTTCAAAACCTGCTTGCTAATTATGGTGGGACTCCAAGAGATATTGAGACAGAGTTGTCCACTGCAGCAATTAGCTCTCAGTCATTTGGGGTGCCAAACATGCCCTTCAAGCCTGGGTGTTCCAATGATGTTGCGATCAATGATTCGGGGGTATTGAATGGTGGATTATGGGCCAACCAGGCTCAAAGGATGCGTACATATACGAAG GTTCAAAAGCGTGGTTCTGTAGGGAGATCTATAGATGTCACCCGGTATAAAGGATATGACGAGCTTAGACATGATCTGGCCCGTATGTTCGGTATAGAAGGGCAACTAGAAGATCCACAGAGTTCTGACTGGAAATTGGTTTATGTAGATCACGAAAATGACATTCTTCTCGTTGGTGACGACCCTTGGGA GGAGTTTGTAAGCTGTGTTCAGAGCATAAAGATACTGTCATCTGCTGAAGTGCAGCAGATGAGTTTAGATGGAGATCTTGGTGCGGTGCCAACTTCGAATCAAGCGTGCAGCGGCACTGATAGTGGCAATGCCTGGAGAGGACAGTATGATGATAACTCAGCTGCCTCATTTAATAGATAA